From a single Plasmodium yoelii strain 17X genome assembly, chromosome: 9 genomic region:
- a CDS encoding prefoldin subunit 5, putative yields MACDIEKIEDNEKENPNIVIQLNTLGLDELVSLTLKLEEEWKLIKKNYTILEGAVVTYDKCKNSVKQLNPSKYKSKNYNAFINELEKSDLIKLPNENTITDNKSEQVGTEKKNEPIDIHIPLTSLVYIPGKIVDTENFLVHMGTNYYVQRNSDQTIEYFDNKIKKLNEKIKKIKVTLIEKRNEIELCKHYIQIKRGQQINETNQNHQTTSVRTIA; encoded by the exons ATGGCATGtgatatagaaaaaattgaAGATAACGAAAAAGAAAACCCCAATATAGTTATTCAATTAAACACTTTAGGGCTTGATGAATTAGTTTCACTAACTTTAAAACTAGAAGAG GAATGgaagttaataaaaaaaaattatacaattttaGAAGGGGCTGTAGTAACTTATGATAAATGCAAAAATTCTGTAAAACAACTAAACccttcaaaatataaaagtaagAATTATAATGCATTTATAAATGAACTTGAAAAATcagatttaataaaattgccTAATGAGAATACAATCACTGATAATAAAAGTGAACAAGTTGgtacagaaaaaaaaaacgaaccTATAGATATTCATATTCCATTAACATCTTTAGTATATATACcag GGAAAATCGTTGATACGGAAAATTTTTTGGTCCATATGGGTACCAACTATTATGTTCAAAGAAATTCTGACCAAACAATagaatattttgataataaaataaaaaaattaaatgaaaaaattaaaaaaattaaagttACATTGAtagaaaaaagaaatgaaataGAATTATGTAAACattatattcaaattaaaAGAGGACAACAAATCAATGAGACCAATCAAAATCACCAAACTACATCAGTACGAACTATAGCCTAA